A window of the Candidatus Sulfotelmatobacter sp. genome harbors these coding sequences:
- the prmC gene encoding peptide chain release factor N(5)-glutamine methyltransferase, translating into MTIGEALRDAAVRLEPVGGTGRLDAAFLLAFAGGVTRQEMIAHRDRELDPDVAERFAAVVERRAAGEPLAYVTGEAGFHGRMFGVDRRVLVPRPETELAVEWAVRHVRAIGREGGKAADIGTGSGAIAVTLAAELPDLSVYASDVSADALDVARRNAARNNVFQHVTFVRGDLAAPLLPFAPFDALVANLPYVPSAACAPPPDPVSFEPLLARDGGGDGLDLYRRLLPDLPHLIAPRGIAILEAGPANASTLETLVREWLPTAGVETIRDYADLDRFVVAVVP; encoded by the coding sequence ATGACGATCGGCGAAGCGCTGCGCGACGCCGCGGTGCGCTTGGAGCCCGTCGGCGGGACGGGGCGGCTCGACGCGGCGTTCCTGCTGGCGTTCGCCGGCGGCGTCACCCGGCAGGAGATGATCGCGCACCGCGACCGCGAGCTCGACCCCGACGTCGCCGAGCGGTTCGCGGCGGTGGTCGAACGTCGTGCGGCCGGCGAACCGCTGGCGTACGTGACCGGCGAGGCGGGCTTCCACGGCCGCATGTTCGGCGTCGACCGACGCGTGCTCGTCCCGCGCCCGGAAACGGAGCTGGCGGTCGAGTGGGCCGTTCGGCACGTGCGTGCGATCGGCCGTGAAGGCGGGAAGGCCGCGGACATCGGCACCGGCAGCGGCGCGATCGCCGTCACGCTGGCGGCCGAGCTGCCGGACCTGAGCGTGTACGCGAGCGACGTCTCGGCGGACGCACTCGACGTCGCGCGCCGCAACGCCGCGCGCAACAACGTGTTTCAGCACGTCACGTTCGTGCGTGGCGACCTCGCCGCGCCGTTGTTGCCGTTCGCACCGTTCGACGCGCTGGTCGCGAACCTGCCGTACGTCCCATCGGCCGCGTGTGCGCCGCCGCCCGATCCGGTGTCGTTCGAGCCGCTGCTCGCGCGCGACGGTGGCGGCGACGGACTCGATCTCTACCGCCGCCTATTGCCGGATTTGCCGCACCTGATCGCGCCGCGGGGCATCGCCATCCTCGAAGCCGGCCCCGCGAACGCGAGCACGCTCGAAACGCTCGTGCGCGAGTGGCTGCCGACCGCCGGCGTCGAAACGATCCGCGACTACGCCGATCTCGACCGCTTCGTCGTCGCCGTCGTTCCGTAA